From a single Cloacibacillus sp. genomic region:
- a CDS encoding autotransporter outer membrane beta-barrel domain-containing protein, with protein sequence KTLGLYGTYIADDGFYVDAVLKYMWMKNDFDVLDTNGDRVTGDDLSTGGVGLSLELGKRFRFTKNEKGENWYIEPQAQLSYTRQDGGFFTASNGLRIGVDSFNSLLGRLGMLAGYETPKSNFYAKVSYVKEFDGDVNIIANNVSIPESFGDSWWEYGLGFTTRLNDHNSIYMSLERSSGGKFTEPWKVYAGWRIDV encoded by the coding sequence CAAAGACCCTCGGACTCTACGGCACCTATATCGCCGACGACGGCTTCTACGTCGATGCGGTGCTCAAGTACATGTGGATGAAAAACGATTTCGACGTGCTCGACACCAACGGCGACCGCGTTACGGGAGACGACCTCTCCACCGGCGGCGTCGGACTTTCGCTTGAACTCGGCAAACGGTTCCGGTTCACGAAAAACGAGAAGGGCGAAAACTGGTACATCGAGCCGCAGGCACAGCTCAGCTACACCCGTCAGGACGGCGGCTTTTTCACCGCCAGCAACGGCCTGAGGATCGGCGTTGACAGCTTCAACTCACTGCTCGGACGCCTCGGGATGCTGGCCGGATATGAGACGCCAAAGTCGAATTTCTACGCGAAGGTCTCCTACGTGAAAGAGTTTGACGGGGACGTCAATATCATCGCGAACAACGTCAGCATACCGGAGTCCTTCGGCGACAGCTGGTGGGAGTACGGACTCGGATTCACCACCAGACTTAACGACCACAACAGCATATACATGAGCCTGGAGCGCTCCTCGGGCG